From the genome of Vicia villosa cultivar HV-30 ecotype Madison, WI linkage group LG2, Vvil1.0, whole genome shotgun sequence, one region includes:
- the LOC131652656 gene encoding leucine-rich repeat protein 2-like, producing MSPSISLSAIFLILLLQSPLPSLSTNSEGNALHALRTRLSDPNNVLQSWDPTLVNSCTWFHVTCDSNNHVIRLDLGNSNISGSLGPELAQLTHLQYLELYNNNFNGKIPEELGNLKNLISMDLYNNKFEGNIPKSFSNLKAIKFLRLNNNKLTGPIPRELTHLKNLKILDVSNNNLCGTIPVDGNFGSFPAESFENNALNGPELKGLVPYDFGC from the exons ATGTCTCCTTCAATTTCTCTCTCTGCAATATTTCTCATCCTTCTCCTTCAATCTCCTCTCCCATCTCTCTCAACAAATTCCGAAGGAAACGCTCTCCACGCTTTGAGAACCAGACTTTCTGATCCCAACAACGTTCTTCAAAGCTGGGACCCAACTCTTGTTAACTCATGCACTTGGTTCCATGTTACCTGCGACTCCAACAACCACGTTATTCGCCT AGACTTGGGTAATTCTAACATCTCTGGTTCTTTGGGACCTGAACTAGCTCAATTAACCCATCTTCAATACTT ggagttatataataataattttaatggaAAAATTCCTGAGGAACTTGGTAATTTGAAGAATCTGATAAGTATGGATTTGTATAATAATAAATTTGAAGGGAATATCCCAAAGTCCTTTAGCAACTTGAAGGCAATTAAATTCCT GAGGTTAAACAACAATAAGCTCACAGGACCTATCCCAAGAGAACTTACTCATCTTAAAAATCTCAAAATTCT TGATGTTTCTAATAATAACCTCTGTGGAACAATACCAGTAGATGGCAACTTTGGATCTTTCCCAGCAGAAAG TTTTGAAAATAACGCACTCAACGGCCCAGAACTGAAAGGACTGGTTCCTTATGACTTTGGATGCTAA
- the LOC131652655 gene encoding probable polyamine transporter At3g19553 — translation MGEASDDSTSTKPNPKLTLFPLIALIFYEVSGGPFGIEDSIKAGAGPLLSLLGFLLFPLIWSIPEALVTAELATTFPHNGGYVLWISSAFGPFWGFQEGFWKWFSGVMDNALYPVLFLDYLKHSFPVFNLMVARIPALLGITFLLTYLNYRGLHIVGFTAVLLAVFSLSPFVVMAILSVPKIRPRRWFVVDFNKVNWRGYFNNMFWNLNYWDKASTLAGEVENPSKTFPKALFGGLVLVICSYLIPLLAGTGALSSSPSEWADGYFAEVGMLIGGFWLKLWIQAAAAMSNLGLFEAEMSSDAFQLLGMSKLGLLPAVFASRSKYGTPTVSILFSATGVIFLSWMSFQQILEFLNFLYAIGMLLEFAAFITLRLKKPNLCRPYRVPLQTFWAAMLCLPPSLLLILVMCLASLRTLFVSGAVLLVGFILYPILIQAKDKNWLLFEAEQLSSPSNCWQECIPIVSESVDHENKDAELLVSSPLPIVEEELLLIPSVSNPS, via the exons ATGGGTGAAGCAAGTGACGATTCCACTTCCACCAAACCCAATCCAAAACTAACCTTATTCCCTCTCATCGCTCTCATCTTCTACGAAGTCTCCGGTGGTCCTTTCGGAATCGAAGATTCCATCAAAGCCGGCGCCGGTCCTCTTCTCTCCCTCCTCGGTTTCTTACTTTTCCCTCTCATTTGGAGCATTCCCGAAGCTCTCGTCACCGCCGAACTCGCCACAACCTTCCCTCACAACGGCGGTTATGTCCTTTGGATTTCATCAGCTTTTGGTCCCTTTTGGGGCTTCCAAGAAGGCTTCTGGAAATGGTTCAGTGGCGTCATGGATAACGCTCTTTACCCTGTTTTGTTTCTCGATTACTTGAAGCATTCTTTTCCGGTTTTTAACTTAATGGTAGCGAGAATTCCTGCTCTTTTGGGAATCACTTTTTTGCTTACTTATTTGAATTACAGAGGTCTTCACATTGTTGGTTTCACTGCTGTTTTGTTGGCTGTTTTCTCGCTTTCGCCGTTTGTTGTTATGGCGATTCTTTCTGTTCCGAAGATTAGGCCGAGGCGATGGTTTGTTGTGGATTTTAACAAAGTGAATTGGCGTGGTTACTTTAATAACATGTTCTGGAATTTGAATTATTGGGATAAGGCTAGTACTCTTGCAGGGGAGGTTGAAAATCCGAGTAAGACGTTTCCGAAAGCGCTTTTTGGAGGGTTGGTTTTGGTGATATGTTCGTATTTGATTCCGCTGCTTGCGGGGACTGGTGCTTTGAGTTCGTCTCCGAGTGAATGGGCTGATGGTTATTTTGCTGAAGTGGGGATGTTGATTGGTGGATTTTGGCTTAAATTATGGATTCAAGCCGCGGCTGCCATGTCTAATCTCGGTTTGTTTGAAGCGGAAATGAGTAGTGATGCTTTTCAGCTTCTAGGGATGAGCAAATTGGGATTGCTTCCAGCTGTTTTCGCGTCAAG GTCTAAGTATGGAACACCGACTGTTAGCATTTTGTTCTCTGCTACTGGAGTTATCTTCTTGTCATGGATGAGCTTTCAGCAAATACTAGAGTTTCTCAATTTCTTATATGCTATAGGAATGCTTCTTGAATTTGCAGCTTTTATAACATTGAGATTGAAGAAGCCAAATCTTTGCAGACCTTATAGAGTTCCGTTGCAAACATTTTGGGCAGCCATGCTTTGTTTGCCTCCTTCTTTGTTGCTTATACTTGTTATGTGCTTGGCGTCTTTGAGAACGTTGTTTGTGAGTGGAGCAGTACTACTCGTCGGATTTATATTGTACCCTATCTTGATTCAAGCCAAGGATAAAAATTGGTTACTTTTTGAAGCTGAACAACTTTCATCACCTTCCAATTGTTGGCAGGAATGTATTCCAATTGTTTCAGAATCGGTTGATCATGAAAACAAGGATGCTGAGCTTCTTGTGAGCTCACCATTGCCTATTGTGGAAGAAGAATTGTTGTTAATACCAAGTGTTTCTAACCCAAGCTAG